GTTTCATCAACGCATCAATGGTCTTGGATGTGGTGCTGTAAATATCCAGAAGCCGCTTATAGGAACAGAGCTGAAACTGTTCCCTAGACTTCTTGTTTACAAATGTTGACCTGTTCACTGTAAAAATCTTCTTGTCCGTCGGCAATGGTATCGGACCACTGACAATAGCACCCGTCGATTTCACGGTCTTGACAATTTTTTCTGCAGACTTGTCAACAAGGTTGTAATCGTAAGATTTTAATTTAATCCTAATCCTTTGGCTCACGGTTTTGAGATTTTGTTTATATCTTAAATCTATATGTGTTCTATTGTTCCTTCATTTAAATCAGGACATACCCTTTGATCTTGTAAATGATCTCCTCTGTTATGTCCTGAGGTACTATTTCATAATGTGAAAACTCAAGTGTTGATGTGGCTCTCCCTGATGTGATGGTCCGCAATGCGGTGACATATCCGAACATTTCTGCCAGGGGAACCCTTGCTTTTAAAACCACTGCGCCAACCCTTGTGCTGATATCTTCGGTGTGGCCTCTGCGTCTGTTCAGGTCACCGGTAATGTCACCCAGATATTCATCAGGGGTGACGACTTCCATTTTCATGACAGGCTCGAGCAGAACAGTCTTGGCTTTTTTGGATGCTTCCCTGAAAGCTTTGTTGGCAGCGATTTCAAATGATAAAACATCAGAATCTACCGGGTGGTATGAACCATCCAGCAGCCTGACTTTCAGGTTATAGACAGGGAATCCAAGCAGTATGCCGTTATTCATGGCTGTCTTGAAACCTTTTTCAACAGCAGGGATGAACTCCCTGGGAATAGCGCCGCTTTTCACTTCATTGATGAACTGCAAACCTTTCAATCCTGTGTCTGCCGGACCGACTTCAACAAGTATATCGGCAAATTTGCCACGTCCGCCCGACTGTTTTTTATAGACCTCATGGTGTTCTACTGCATTGACCAAGGCTTCCTTGTATGCAACCTGAGGCTGACCTTTATTACATGCGATATTGAATTCCCTTTGTAAACGGTCAAGCAGCACTTCTAAATGAAGCTCTCCCATGCCGCTGATGATGGTCTGGCCCGTCTCTTCATCCACTTTGACCGAGAAGGTTGGATCTTCTTCAGCCAGCTTATGCAGCGATATATCCAGTTTATCGACGTCATCCTGTGTTTTTGGCTCCACAGCTATCCTGATGACAGGTTCCGGGAACTTAATGGATTCGAGTGCCACCGGATACCGCGGATCGCAAAGCGTGTCACCGGTGCGTATTTGTTTCAATCCAACAGCGACGGCAATATCCCCGGCTTCCACATGCTGTACAGGATTTTGCTTGTTGGCATGCATCAGCAACAGACGGGATATTCGCTCTTTATGACCTGTTGTCGTGTTCAGAACAGTTTCACCGGCATCAAGGTGGCCGGAATAGATCCTGAAAAATGTGATACGTCCCACATAGGGATCTGCGGCTATTTTAAAAGCCAATGCAGTGAAGGGTTCATTTACATCAGCATATCTGGTTTCTTCTTTTCTCGTTACCGGATTAACACCTTTAACAGGCGGGATATCGGTAGGACAAGGCAGGTAACGTACAATGGCATCAAGTAGGTTCTGTATGCCTTTATTTTTGAAGGCTGCCCCGCACAATACGGGGGTCATGCGCAGTTCAATAGTAGCTTTGCGGATCGCTGTATGAATATCCTGCACAGTGATGGAGTCGGGATCATCAATATATTTGGCAAAGAACTCTTCATCTTCTTCTGCAAGGCCTTCGATCATGAGATTTCTATACTCTTCCACTTCAGCTTTCATCACTTCGGGAACAGGGCTTTCGAAAAATTGCATGCCGAGAGAGTCATCATCCCATTTGTAAGTTTTTCTGTTGATAAGGTCAATCACCCCTGAAAAGGCATCTTCGGCACCGAGAGGAAGCTGAATGGGCAACGGCCTGGCGCCGAGTTTTCTTTTGATCTGTTCGATGACGCTGTAAAAATCCGCTCCTGCCCTGTCCATCTTATTGACAAAGCTGAGACGCGGAACACCATATTTATCAGCCTGTTTCCAAACCGTTTCCGACTGTGGTTCCACGCCGCCGACGCCGCAGAAAATAGCTATAGCGCCGTCAAGGACACGCAGGGAACGTTCCACTTCGACCGTAAAATCCACATGTCCCGGCGTATCAATAATGTTTATTTTGTGGCTTACCCCTTCCAAATCCCAGAAAACAGTAGTAGCTGTAGAGGCGATGGTGATGCCACGTTCCTGTTCCTGTACCATCCAGTCCATGGTGGCTGTGCCATCATGCACCTCACCCATGCGGTAATTGATGCCGGTATAATACAATATGCGCTCAGTCGTGGTGGTCTTGCCAGCATCGATATGAGCCATTATGCCGATATTGCGCGTATGTTTGAGTTTTTCCGACATTACTGTATTATACCCGTCTGTTGTATCGTTAAAATCTGAAATGGGAGAAGGCTTTGTTTGCCTCCGCCATCCTGTGTGTATCTTCTTTTTTCTTAAAAGCTGCACCCTCTTCTTTATAGGCTGCCATAATTTCGCCTGCCAGTTTTTCCTGCATGGATTTCTCATGCCGTGCACGGGCATACTTGATCAGGTTTTTCATGCCTATTGACAACTTTCGTGAAGGCCTGATCTCCGAAGGTATCTGGAATGTGGCGCCACCTATTCTGCGGCTTCTCACCTCAACAGAAGGTGTGACATTGGCCAGCGCTTTCTTCCATACCTCAAGCCCGTCTTCCTTGGTACGCTCAGTGACCTGATCAATGGCGTCATAGAAAACCTGAAACGCCACGCTTTTCTTGCCTCTCAGCATAATATTGCCAACAAATTTGGTCACCAGAGGATCATTAAACTTCGGATCCGGTGACAATTCTCTCTTTTTTGGCTTTGATTTCCTCATCTCTGATGAATTATTTTTAAATTTCCTAATCTAAAACTATTATTTGATCATTGATCACTGATCAATGTCTACGCCTTTTTCTTCGGCCTCTTAGCCCCGTACTTGGAGCGGCGCTGTGCCCTGCCTTCGACACCTGACGTATCAAGAGCACCGCGGATGATGTGATACCTTACACCGGGAAGGTCTTTCACCCTGCCACCCCTGATCATGACGATGGAGTGCTCCTGCAGGTTATGGCCTTCGCCGGGGATGTAGGCTGTCACTTCTGTTTGATTGGTCAAACGCACCCTGGCCACCTTGCGCATGGCTGAATTGGGCTTCTTTGGCGTGGTGGTATAAACCCTGGTGCAAACACCCCTGCGCTGAGGACAGGAGTCCAGAGCCGGAGACTTGCTTTTATACGTCAGCTTATTCCTTCCCTTACGTACTAATTGTTGAATAGTTGGCATATCAACGGTTTTGATTATTATTCACTTCGTCGTCCTCAAAAAAAGGACTGCAAAAGTACACAATTATTTATATTCTGAAGTAAAAAATCAGGAAAGAAATGATTTTGGTAAGACTGACAGGCTGACCGGAGCATGTGAACTGATCCTGTTAGCAGAAACCTATAGCTGTCTTACTTTGTCAGGTTTCCTAAATTGTTTTACTTTGATAATCACCACCTCAGTTTTTAAAAACCGGGCAGCAATTTTAGCGGGTGCAAAAGTACAACATTTTTTTAAAAAAACAATTTTTGATAATATTTTTGCTAAAATTATCCGCACTTATGACTTGCCCTGCCATTAAGGACAGGAAGATAAGAGAGCGTGATCCTGGCATGAATCCAAGTCTGTTCATTTCGAAAAATCATAACTGATTAACTCGAAGACCGATCTTTAAAATCGATTATTATGTATCTTTGACTGTGATTATCTCAATCAGCAACTGTCCTCAGGACGTTGATCCAAATAGTAAAACAAATGAGGCCAAAACTCTTTTTAACGGCATTTTTTTTACTGATTATTAGCTGTGGTAAAGATAATGTTTCGGATAATTCTTCTCCAGATAATTTTATCCGCGGTGCTGACCTGTCATATCTTCCTGAAATAGAAACCTATTCGATTCGTTTTTATGATGCTGAAGGAAAATCTAAAGATGTTCTGACTATTCTGAAAGAAGCAGGCTGCAACACCATCCGGTTAAGGCTCTGGTATGCCCCACCAAGCAATCATTCCGGATTTGATGAAGTCCTGGCCTTCTCGGAGAGAATCAAAAACGCCGGATTGAAAGTCTATCTCACCGTTCATTACTCTGACACATGGGCAGATCCTGGGAAACAAACTATTCCTCTAACCTGGCAAAACTTAAATATCGACCAATTAAAGGATAGCATTTACGCTTATACATATCGGATTATGACAGCCATTCAACCGGATTTCATCTCTATCGGCAATGAAATAAACTCAGGACTCCTCTGGGATTTGGGCCAAATTGATCATCCAGCCAATTTCATTGCATTGCTGAAAGAAGGAACCCGTGCTGTCAGAGATGCCTCAGGTAAAACAAAAATCATCATCCACTTTGCCGGCATTGAGGGTTCAGATTGGTTCTTCAACCTGATCAGCACCAACACTGTTGACTTTGATATCATCGGCATTTCCTATTATCCCTTCTGGCACGGAAAAGATCTGGAGTCCATGAAAAATGCATTGACCAGCCTAAGCAATGTCAGCGGAAAAGAAATACTCATTGCCGAAACCGCTTACCCTTTTACATTGGGATGGAACGACTGGACGAATAATATCATCGGCACAGCTGATCAGTTAGTCTCCGGGTATCCTGCAACACCTCAGGGACAGGCCAGTTTTATGCTGGCCATGAAGGAAGCTATCCGGTCGGTAAACAAAGGTATTGGTTTCTGTTATTGGGGAGGTGAATGGATTGCTTTCAAAGGACCGCAGTCAACAAACGGATCAAACTGGGA
The sequence above is a segment of the Bacteroidota bacterium genome. Coding sequences within it:
- a CDS encoding glycosyl hydrolase 53 family protein gives rise to the protein MRPKLFLTAFFLLIISCGKDNVSDNSSPDNFIRGADLSYLPEIETYSIRFYDAEGKSKDVLTILKEAGCNTIRLRLWYAPPSNHSGFDEVLAFSERIKNAGLKVYLTVHYSDTWADPGKQTIPLTWQNLNIDQLKDSIYAYTYRIMTAIQPDFISIGNEINSGLLWDLGQIDHPANFIALLKEGTRAVRDASGKTKIIIHFAGIEGSDWFFNLISTNTVDFDIIGISYYPFWHGKDLESMKNALTSLSNVSGKEILIAETAYPFTLGWNDWTNNIIGTADQLVSGYPATPQGQASFMLAMKEAIRSVNKGIGFCYWGGEWIAFKGPQSTNGSNWENLTLFDFDNKALPVMSVFKKEP
- the fusA gene encoding elongation factor G, with translation MSEKLKHTRNIGIMAHIDAGKTTTTERILYYTGINYRMGEVHDGTATMDWMVQEQERGITIASTATTVFWDLEGVSHKINIIDTPGHVDFTVEVERSLRVLDGAIAIFCGVGGVEPQSETVWKQADKYGVPRLSFVNKMDRAGADFYSVIEQIKRKLGARPLPIQLPLGAEDAFSGVIDLINRKTYKWDDDSLGMQFFESPVPEVMKAEVEEYRNLMIEGLAEEDEEFFAKYIDDPDSITVQDIHTAIRKATIELRMTPVLCGAAFKNKGIQNLLDAIVRYLPCPTDIPPVKGVNPVTRKEETRYADVNEPFTALAFKIAADPYVGRITFFRIYSGHLDAGETVLNTTTGHKERISRLLLMHANKQNPVQHVEAGDIAVAVGLKQIRTGDTLCDPRYPVALESIKFPEPVIRIAVEPKTQDDVDKLDISLHKLAEEDPTFSVKVDEETGQTIISGMGELHLEVLLDRLQREFNIACNKGQPQVAYKEALVNAVEHHEVYKKQSGGRGKFADILVEVGPADTGLKGLQFINEVKSGAIPREFIPAVEKGFKTAMNNGILLGFPVYNLKVRLLDGSYHPVDSDVLSFEIAANKAFREASKKAKTVLLEPVMKMEVVTPDEYLGDITGDLNRRRGHTEDISTRVGAVVLKARVPLAEMFGYVTALRTITSGRATSTLEFSHYEIVPQDITEEIIYKIKGYVLI
- the rpsG gene encoding 30S ribosomal protein S7, encoding MRKSKPKKRELSPDPKFNDPLVTKFVGNIMLRGKKSVAFQVFYDAIDQVTERTKEDGLEVWKKALANVTPSVEVRSRRIGGATFQIPSEIRPSRKLSIGMKNLIKYARARHEKSMQEKLAGEIMAAYKEEGAAFKKKEDTHRMAEANKAFSHFRF
- the rpsJ gene encoding 30S ribosomal protein S10 → MSQRIRIKLKSYDYNLVDKSAEKIVKTVKSTGAIVSGPIPLPTDKKIFTVNRSTFVNKKSREQFQLCSYKRLLDIYSTTSKTIDALMKLELPSGVEVEIKV
- the rpsL gene encoding 30S ribosomal protein S12 → MPTIQQLVRKGRNKLTYKSKSPALDSCPQRRGVCTRVYTTTPKKPNSAMRKVARVRLTNQTEVTAYIPGEGHNLQEHSIVMIRGGRVKDLPGVRYHIIRGALDTSGVEGRAQRRSKYGAKRPKKKA